A genomic segment from Leptospira mtsangambouensis encodes:
- a CDS encoding helix-turn-helix domain-containing protein: MSWSEENLYTILEKIGSSIKGRRVQMNLSQEELAEKTGVSLSSIARLETGKGNISLLNLLSLLKELDLLNELELTFRDPNFSLSLIAKSKTKKLRQRVRKQKEKVPNKNEKWVWGNQNE; this comes from the coding sequence ATGAGCTGGTCAGAAGAGAATTTATATACCATTCTGGAAAAAATAGGTTCTTCCATAAAAGGAAGACGTGTCCAAATGAACCTATCGCAGGAAGAACTTGCAGAAAAAACTGGTGTATCCCTTTCCTCCATCGCTCGCTTAGAAACAGGGAAAGGAAATATTTCCCTACTCAATTTGCTTTCACTCTTAAAAGAATTAGATTTACTCAACGAATTAGAACTAACCTTTCGTGACCCCAACTTTTCGTTATCTCTGATTGCAAAATCGAAAACAAAAAAACTGAGACAACGAGTAAGAAAACAAAAAGAAAAAGTACCTAACAAAAACGAGAAATGGGTCTGGGGCAACCAAAATGAGTGA